Proteins encoded in a region of the Pelmatolapia mariae isolate MD_Pm_ZW linkage group LG6, Pm_UMD_F_2, whole genome shotgun sequence genome:
- the rps19bp1 gene encoding ribosomal protein S19 binding protein 1, whose translation MSASLIRRGLELLSNDIKDVTKVKKKQQQTPSSATVMELVSTKRQGVTKQVKRLQGRLGPGKSKATVKDKRIKSAVEEFRKKQGKSHLSENLKYFMATGCKATDSDTLKIVNHNKGRQSRNHPDRPAKKAKEAKSLFTEEEFQQFQKEYFGRTVEEKK comes from the exons ATGTCGGCTTCGTTGATCAGGAGAGGACTGGAGCTGCTGAGCAATGACATTAAAG ATGTCACTAaagtgaagaagaagcagcagcagacccCCAGCTCAGCCACAGTGATGGAGCTGGTGAGCACCAAGCGGCAGGGAGTTACCAAGCAGGTCAAAAGACTGCAAGGCCGTCTCGGGCCTGGCAAGAGCAAAGCCACTGTTAAAGACAAGAGGATCAAGTCTGCAGTGG AGGAGTTCAGGAAGAAGCAGGGGAAGAGCCATTTGAGTGAGAACCTCAAATATTTTATGGCAACTGGCTGTAAAGCAACAGATTCTGACACACTGAAG ATCGTGAACCACAATAAAGGGAGGCAGTCAAGAAATCACCCGGACAGGCCTGCGAAAAAGGCCAAAGAGGCAAAGTCTTTGTTCACAGAGGAGGAGTTCCAGCAGTTTCAGAAGGAATACTTTGGCAGGACTGtggaggaaaagaaataa
- the LOC134628957 gene encoding 3-mercaptopyruvate sulfurtransferase-like, giving the protein MALQATALVTSKWLAQAVKVQGKMRVLDTSWYLPKLRKNAKTEFKKKHVPGAAFFDIDQCCDKTSPLDHMLPSEDYFAEYVGKLGIENDTHVVVYDGSEFGAFSAPRVWWMFRVFGHSAVSMLNGGLRNWELEGRPVSDRYVRPTATEFKASLNRSWIKTYEDILDNLETKKFQVVDARPTGRFKGLDPEPRDNTEPGHIPGSISIPFHAFLSPSGHFLPKEQLQALFARAGVDLDHPLCVLCGSAVTACHVALAAHECGHPGVSVYDGGWSEWYTRAVPEHVISDGRGKHL; this is encoded by the exons ATGGCTCTCCAAGCCACCGCTCTGGTCACCTCTAAGTGGCTGGCTCAGGCTGTAAAGGTCCAGGGGAAAATGCGGGTCTTGGACACTTCGTGGTATTTGCCCAAACTGCGGAAAAACGCAAAGACCGAGTTCAAGAAGAAGCATGTGCCGGGAGCAGCTTTCTTTGACATTGACCAGTGCTGCGATAAAACCTCTCCTCTGGACCATATGTTGCCGTCAGAGGACTATTTTGCGGAATACGTCGGGAAATTGGGAATAGAAAACGACACGCACGTCGTGGTCTACGATGGCAGCGAGTTCGGGGCGTTCTCGGCGCCCCGTGTGTGGTGGATGTTCCGGGTGTTCGGGCACAGTGCGGTCTCTATGCTCAATGGTGGGCTCAGGAACTGGGAGCTAGAGGGTCGACCTGTGAGTGACCGGTACGTCAGACCCACAGCGACCGAGTTCAAAGCCTCTCTGAACCGCTCGTGGATAAAAACCTATGAGGATATCCTGGATAACCTGGAGACTAAAAAGTTCCAGGTGGTGGATGCCAGGCCCACAGGCAGGTTCAAAGGGCTGGACCCTGAACCCAGAGACA ACACAGAGCCGGGCCACATCCCTGGCTCCATCAGCATTCCTTTCCACGCCTTCCTGTCACCTTCTGGCCACTTCCTGCCAAAGGAACAACTCCAGGCTCTGTTCGCCCGTGCTGGTGTGGATCTCGACCACCCGCTTTGCGTCTTATGCGGCTCTGCAGTGACCGCGTGCCACGTGGCACTGGCGGCCCACGAGTGCGGGCACCCCGGGGTGTCTGTGTACGACGGTGGGTGGTCGGAATGGTACACCCGCGCCGTGCCCGAGCACGTCATATCAGATGGCAGAGGGAAACATTTGTGA